The genomic region CCGATAGGATGAATTATCCATCGTATTTAAAACGAGGTCTGTGTATCGGTAATGGGGCAATGGAAGCCGCAAACCGAACGTTGGTTCAGACCCGTTGCAAACGCAGTGGCCAACGATGGAGCGAACAGGGGGTCAATCATATTTTGAACCTCAGATGTGCTTGGCAATCTAACAATTGGACGTGTGTTACTAAACTCTTGGTAGAGCATTAGAGGAACTTTTGAAATGCACCCTCTCAAGATATCGCCCAGACGTTGTAAAAGGTAGCCAAATACGCTTGGGAGTGTGCAAAATTTGACTATCTATAGTTTATTCACCCATAACTCAGGTTTTACACCACATAATCCACACACACCCTGCCCGTAACCAACCGTTTAATGATAGGGATACCCGCTTGGTGCGCGGGATGGTTCTGGTACGCCTCCAAGCCTGCCATGTCCTCAAATTCCGAAAAAAGCGCAACATCCCAGTTGTTATCTGGCGTTCCGGGTGCATTAATCCCTACTTCAAGGTGGCGGATCGTGGGAATTTCCCCGACCAATCCCTCAAGTAAGTCCTTAATTTGTTGAGCGTTGGCGTGTTTTTCTGGGCCATCGGGCAAAGACCAAAGTACGATATGTCTAATCATGTTCGGTTAAGAGTTGGGTTGAAGGTTTTTCTGAAAGCGCCAAAAAATCCGTGAGATTTCGGCGCCAGTATGAGCGGCATAAAAGGCATATGGCCCAACCCAAGGTATCACACTATAGGTATATCCTTGTTCCTTTTGGTCGCGCAAACAACGCCGAAGTAACACTGCACCAATGCCTAATTTACGTTCATTGGGATCGGTTCCCATTGGCCCAAACCACGGGAGGCCGCTATGCGTTCCGTCAAATGCGGCA from Rhodothermia bacterium harbors:
- a CDS encoding Dabb family protein; the encoded protein is MIRHIVLWSLPDGPEKHANAQQIKDLLEGLVGEIPTIRHLEVGINAPGTPDNNWDVALFSEFEDMAGLEAYQNHPAHQAGIPIIKRLVTGRVCVDYVV
- a CDS encoding ISKra4 family transposase, producing the protein DRMNYPSYLKRGLCIGNGAMEAANRTLVQTRCKRSGQRWSEQGVNHILNLRCAWQSNNWTCVTKLLVEH